A segment of the Saccharomyces kudriavzevii IFO 1802 strain IFO1802 genome assembly, chromosome: 2 genome:
GTAATGCTGAAGAATACAACATGCGCAACGTCAGCCTTGAGCTTTTCtagttgttttttttcttgataaagTATTGAATCTCGTACAGAGCGATAGTAGCGTTTTGTCTTTTGAGCTTAAGGATCGAGGAAAGTCAAAGGGTGGCAAAACTGAGTAGAATAACTCAAAGGTAAACTAGTGTGAAGGACGTGAACATAATCATAGAAAAACAAGGTCAAAGCAAGATATGACCACTATTGCGTCAGAATACTCTTCAGAGGCGTCAAATACTCCCATTGAACATCAATTCAACCCTTATGGAGATAATGGTGGTACCATTCTGGGTATCGCAGGTGAAGATTTCGCGGTGTTGGCGGGTGATACGAGAAATATCACCGACTACTCAATCAATTCTCGTTATGAGCCTAAGGTATTTGACTGTGGTGATAATCTAGTCATGTCAGCCAATGGATTTGCGGCTGATGGAGACGCCTTGGtgaaaagattcaaaaacaGTGTAAAATGGTATCATTTCGATCACAACGACAAAAAGCTATCGATAAATTCTGCTGCCAGGAACATTCAACATCTTCTGTATGGTAAAAGATTCTTCCCTTACTACGTCCATACCATCATTGCAGGCCTTGACGAAAACGGTAAGGGCGCCGTCTATTCGTTCGACCCAGTTGGTTCCTACGAGAGAGAACAGTGTAGAGCGGGCGGTGCTGCAGCATCTCTAATCATGCCGTTCTTGGACAATCAAgtgaatttcaaaaaccaGTATGAACCAGGCACGGATGGCAAGGTCAAGAAGCCCTTGAAATACCTGTCCGTGGAGGAAGTCATCAAATTGGTGAGAGATTCGTTTACTTCAGCTACGGAAAGACATATTCAAGTCGGTGATGGGCTGGAGATCCTCATCGTCACTAAAGATGGTgtaaaaaaggaattttATGAGCTGAAAAGAGATTAATGCATACATACAATAGtgtaaaaaacaaatagaCCAATATCAACATCaatttatgtatttttttttctttctccgATATAGCATTAGTATACTGAGAATTGTATATATTGCTACAAACactatttgaaaagaggtttatttgttttattttggcAGTTTGAAACCTTTCCCTTTGATGACTTTAGTGTAATAGatataaaagaaatcaGAGTATAGCAGGGTTTGCAAAAGGCCCGCGAAAAGAGCAATCTTGTCCAGTTTTTTATCTTCGGTGCTGTTCCTCCAAATCCAGTTAGGAATATACAATGCTCTGTATAGACCCATGGCAAAAATATAGTGAACTGTCAAGCTTCTCGTCTTTCCACCTTTAGATAGCATGTACAATTGAGGCAAAATTGCCACACTCTCCAACCACACAGAAAAACTCCATGCTAATTCAAGAAATGTGAACTTgtgatggaaaaaaagactcATTAAAGCACTCCCAATAAGCAAATGCTGGATCTTAAATGTATCTCCCATAAGCATTTCGTTATACGCAATGGTATTAGTTCTTTTGGATCCTTGTAGCAGAACTACTATGTAAGCAGTAGAGACAATGAAGAATACTTTCATGAAAGCATTGTATAAGGATACCCAGTGGAAAGTCAAAAGATCCAAGTATCGTGTTATGAAAACCAAAGCGTACAACGTTTGGGtcttgaaagaaatccCTTCGAAGTACTTTGTGGTCTTGATATTACGAATCAGGATCAGTATACTGGTTAGATGCGATAAATCACCTGGTTCAATGGTCGGAAAAAAgcccttttctttgttaGTAAGAATGAATTCAATGCAGAATGCAGAAGCCGCATAATGTCTCTGTAATCACATACCTAGCACTCTGAATGGGTTCATTGCTAATTGATTATGGCCTCGACTTATGCGTATATTTGCCCTCGAATGTgttcttccaagaaaactTTCTGCTTCGAACTGCAAACTTGTCCTTAACGTGTTCAGTTTTAACTGAAATGCCGTTTCCAATCCGGGTAGCGCCAATAGACCACTCCGGATCtttaaaggaaaacgaaGATCCCAATCATGCAGATCAGATTCTGGATCCAATGAGTGAAAATGACAGCTCAAACAAACGCCATTATCTTTCCTGTTACCGTAACTGAACCTCgtagcatttttttttgcctgtATTTATCTTCAGTTGTAAAAAGCGATGAAGCTAgtgagaaaaaacaagggaagggaaaaaaagtttggatTTGGAAAGGAAAAGCATTTAACCAGCTACATATTTATCGACAGAAATCACGCATAAAAAAGTTTCTGGAGTCATCCTAGTACTAGTAGGAATAGTAGGAACAGTAGGATTTCTAAAGTTAGATAAAgtaaatcaaaaatgggaTTTTTTAGCGATAATCCGGTCATCGAGTTCTTTCACAGGGTTACAAGAAAGCCAAGTACCATCGCGATGTGGGTATTTGCTGGTCTAATTTGCTCAAGtactttttatttgatgTTCATGTCATCACCTACAATTGACTTCAACTCCAAGGGTAAGAGGGAGCACGATAAGTAGATACATATTCAACATTCCGGTAGACTTTCACAGGTAGCTGGTTCTAGGCaaataattcaaaatcaaacagGTTGAATATACAAGTATAGTGTAGCATATATTCTTTAAATCTCAAAATTTCGGGGAAAACATTAAATTTTTGTTAATAGAGGTCAGCGGTATGCCAATCCACTTTATAACAAGAGCCAGCATCCATATTTTCAGACAAGATATATTCATTAAAGTAGGTATATTTTGGAGAGAGAAGAGTAAATagaagagtgaaaaaaatacaataaaGAAGCACTATAAATATTCTATCTcccaaaaaatatgatatACATataagaaattgaaatttatcTTTGTCAATGCAGTAAACTTTTAGTTCTAATATTTGATTTAAAAGTTGAATTTTTGTCCGCTAGCTTCAAGATCGTACTTACCATCGATGACATCTTGAAGGATACCAGCGGAGGCAGCAACCAAACCCAAGAAAGGCCTGGATGGATCCAAGACCTTTGACGTATATTCTGGGTGGTACTGAGTAGCGATGTAGTATGGATGATTCTTCAATTCCAAAACCTCGCAACGTTTGCCGCTGTCATCTTTACCTACAAAGATCAACCCGTGGTCTTCCAATTCGTCGACAATACTTGGGTTGATTTCGTAACGATGACGGTGTCTTTCACGAATTTCGGAAGCATTACCgtataatttctttatttgaCTCCATTCGGTGTCGTTTTGGAAAAATGTTGGTCTTAAACCTAATCTCATCGAACCACCCATGGTTTCCTTATCAATTTCAGGCATGAAGACAACAgcatgatttttttcatcaatttcgGGATAAAATTCTGCTGAGTGACtgtcttttcttccaagcACACTCCGTGTAAATTCAATAGTAGCGATTTGTAAACCCAAACAAACACCTAAGAATGGGATATGGTTTTCACGAGCCCATCTAGCAGCCAAAACCATACCTTCGGTACCTCTAACACCGAAACCGCCGGGAATCAAAATACCGTCCGCGGTGCTGACCATGTTCCAGGCTTCATGGAATTTGAGTTTGTTGCTCTCTTGTGTTTCTGGTTCCAAATCAGTGGCTTCCACCCATTTAATTTCTAATTTGCGGCGACACTTCATAGACGAATGTTCCAAAGATTTTATGACTGACAAATAAGAATCCTTCAAGTTAGTATATTTCCCGACCAAAGCAATCTTAACGGTTTCCATAGATACATCAAAGTTACCCGTGGTAGCCTTCCATTTAGACAGTAATTCTAGACCTCTTTgtctttcctcttcagtCAATGATATTTCGTCTAACTTCAATCTGGCGTGCAAGTAGTcaatcattttttgttcaagtaACAACAATGGAACGTGATAAGTAGAGTTGACATCATGGACGTTGACCACTTGTTCAGGCCCAACGTGACAAAACATGGCAATCTTATCAATTGTCGGCTTGTCCAATGTTTCGCTACATCTGCAGGCAATCATATCTGGGATCAAACCGAGAGATCTCAAACCCTTGATAGCAGCTTGAGTTGGCTTAGTCTTTTGCTCTCCATGAATGACGGGAACTAGAGAGACGTGAATCAATGCGAAGTTTTCCTGGCCAACTTTGAACTGAAATTGCCTTAGTGCTTCCACAAATGGAGCACTTTCGATATCACCAACAGTCCCCCCCAATTCGATGATACAAACGTCTGGTTCCATTCCTGTGTCATCGACAGGAATCTTGGCAACGCGCTCAATCCAATCTTGGATAGCATTGGTCAAATGAGGGACGATTTGTACGGTCTTACCCAAGTAAtcaccttttctttccttaGCAATAACATGCGAATATATTTTACCAGTGGTAATGTTATGGTCTTTAGTCAAGGTCACGCCAAGGTATCTTTCATAATTACCCAAATCTAAGTCTGTTTCACCACCATCGTCAAGAACAAAACATTCACCATGTTCCAAAGGTGACATA
Coding sequences within it:
- the PRE7 gene encoding proteasome core particle subunit beta 6 (similar to Saccharomyces cerevisiae PRE7 (YBL041W); ancestral locus Anc_7.480), with product MTTIASEYSSEASNTPIEHQFNPYGDNGGTILGIAGEDFAVLAGDTRNITDYSINSRYEPKVFDCGDNLVMSANGFAADGDALVKRFKNSVKWYHFDHNDKKLSINSAARNIQHLLYGKRFFPYYVHTIIAGLDENGKGAVYSFDPVGSYEREQCRAGGAAASLIMPFLDNQVNFKNQYEPGTDGKVKKPLKYLSVEEVIKLVRDSFTSATERHIQVGDGLEILIVTKDGVKKEFYELKRD
- the MIN6 gene encoding Min6p (similar to Saccharomyces cerevisiae YBL039W-B; ancestral locus Anc_7.478), whose protein sequence is MGFFSDNPVIEFFHRVTRKPSTIAMWVFAGLICSSTFYLMFMSSPTIDFNSKGKREHDK
- the URA7 gene encoding CTP synthase URA7 (similar to Saccharomyces cerevisiae URA7 (YBL039C) and URA8 (YJR103W); ancestral locus Anc_7.476) — protein: MKYVVVSGGVISGIGKGVLASSTGMLMKTLGLKVTSIKIDPYMNIDAGTMSPLEHGECFVLDDGGETDLDLGNYERYLGVTLTKDHNITTGKIYSHVIAKERKGDYLGKTVQIVPHLTNAIQDWIERVAKIPVDDTGMEPDVCIIELGGTVGDIESAPFVEALRQFQFKVGQENFALIHVSLVPVIHGEQKTKPTQAAIKGLRSLGLIPDMIACRCSETLDKPTIDKIAMFCHVGPEQVVNVHDVNSTYHVPLLLLEQKMIDYLHARLKLDEISLTEEERQRGLELLSKWKATTGNFDVSMETVKIALVGKYTNLKDSYLSVIKSLEHSSMKCRRKLEIKWVEATDLEPETQESNKLKFHEAWNMVSTADGILIPGGFGVRGTEGMVLAARWARENHIPFLGVCLGLQIATIEFTRSVLGRKDSHSAEFYPEIDEKNHAVVFMPEIDKETMGGSMRLGLRPTFFQNDTEWSQIKKLYGNASEIRERHRHRYEINPSIVDELEDHGLIFVGKDDSGKRCEVLELKNHPYYIATQYHPEYTSKVLDPSRPFLGLVAASAGILQDVIDGKYDLEASGQKFNF
- the ERD2 gene encoding Erd2p (similar to Saccharomyces cerevisiae ERD2 (YBL040C); ancestral locus Anc_7.479), which gives rise to MKVFFIVSTAYIVVLLQGSKRTNTIAYNEMLMGDTFKIQHLLIGSALMSLFFHHKFTFLELAWSFSVWLESVAILPQLYMLSKGGKTRSLTVHYIFAMGLYRALYIPNWIWRNSTEDKKLDKIALFAGLLQTLLYSDFFYIYYTKVIKGKGFKLPK